The Raphanus sativus cultivar WK10039 unplaced genomic scaffold, ASM80110v3 Scaffold3481, whole genome shotgun sequence genome window below encodes:
- the LOC108823531 gene encoding uncharacterized protein LOC108823531 isoform X2, producing the protein MEIVTPKASDSKKIATKAEDEKKTKKDDVMTSNGRKFTIIKGHLKIIEGLRQGKIKDDQPPKSPRSSSSSSYVMEIKMGNYKNSIQRSENTKRMETQHKGKKVMNVKQNTEESNVQKMKKVWDCESTLYDSFELNSFNRQLDNAISSSARSMSMPHLPPPPSETTSSPSTKKQPSNKISRSLKKLVKSIFRQKQSNTPFKACHGVDMDKYYVVFDNTGSLTTIPESRESLELGRSEINSLDRKTVSERFPPSRLAVC; encoded by the exons ATGGAGATAGTTACACCTAAAGCCTCAGACTCAAAGAAGATAGCAACAAAAGCTGAGGatgagaagaagacaaagaaagaTGATGTGATGACCAGTAATGGTCGAAAGTTCACTATTATTAAAGGGCATCTCAAAATCATTGAGGGTTTAAGACAAGGTAAGATTAAAGACGATCAACCTCCTAAGAGCCCGagatcttcatcatcatcatcatatgtGATGGAGATCAAGATGGGAAATT ACAAAAACTCGATTCAAAGatcagaaaatactaaaaggATGGAAACTCAACACAAGGGTAAGAAGGTGATGAACGTGAAACAAAACACAGAAGAGAGCAACGTTCAAAAGATGAAGAAAGTATGGGATTGCGAAAGCACACTTTATGACTCATTCGAGCTCAACTCCTTCAATCGTCAACTCGACAACGCAATATCTTCTTCCGCTAGATCCATGTCAATGCCTCACCTTCCTCCTCCACCGTCAGAAACCACGTCTTCGCCTTCGACAAAGAAGCAGCCATCAAACAAGATCTCACGCTCTTTAAAGAAACTCGTAAAGTCAATCTTCAGACAGAAACAGTCAAACACTCCCTTTAAGGCATGTCACGGCGTAGATATGGACAAATACTACGTCGTTTTTGACAACACAGGATCCCTCACGACGATTCCCGAGTCAAGAGAGTCATTAGAACTGGGTCGCTCAGAGATCAACTCGCTTGATAGAAAAACCGTGTCAGAGCGATTCCCACCGAGTCGACTCGCTG TGTGTTAG
- the LOC108823531 gene encoding uncharacterized protein LOC108823531 isoform X1, with protein sequence MEIVTPKASDSKKIATKAEDEKKTKKDDVMTSNGRKFTIIKGHLKIIEGLRQGKIKDDQPPKSPRSSSSSSYVMEIKMGNYKNSIQRSENTKRMETQHKGKKVMNVKQNTEESNVQKMKKVWDCESTLYDSFELNSFNRQLDNAISSSARSMSMPHLPPPPSETTSSPSTKKQPSNKISRSLKKLVKSIFRQKQSNTPFKACHGVDMDKYYVVFDNTGSLTTIPESRESLELGRSEINSLDRKTVSERFPPSRLADINKKTAVRVLLLHANG encoded by the exons ATGGAGATAGTTACACCTAAAGCCTCAGACTCAAAGAAGATAGCAACAAAAGCTGAGGatgagaagaagacaaagaaagaTGATGTGATGACCAGTAATGGTCGAAAGTTCACTATTATTAAAGGGCATCTCAAAATCATTGAGGGTTTAAGACAAGGTAAGATTAAAGACGATCAACCTCCTAAGAGCCCGagatcttcatcatcatcatcatatgtGATGGAGATCAAGATGGGAAATT ACAAAAACTCGATTCAAAGatcagaaaatactaaaaggATGGAAACTCAACACAAGGGTAAGAAGGTGATGAACGTGAAACAAAACACAGAAGAGAGCAACGTTCAAAAGATGAAGAAAGTATGGGATTGCGAAAGCACACTTTATGACTCATTCGAGCTCAACTCCTTCAATCGTCAACTCGACAACGCAATATCTTCTTCCGCTAGATCCATGTCAATGCCTCACCTTCCTCCTCCACCGTCAGAAACCACGTCTTCGCCTTCGACAAAGAAGCAGCCATCAAACAAGATCTCACGCTCTTTAAAGAAACTCGTAAAGTCAATCTTCAGACAGAAACAGTCAAACACTCCCTTTAAGGCATGTCACGGCGTAGATATGGACAAATACTACGTCGTTTTTGACAACACAGGATCCCTCACGACGATTCCCGAGTCAAGAGAGTCATTAGAACTGGGTCGCTCAGAGATCAACTCGCTTGATAGAAAAACCGTGTCAGAGCGATTCCCACCGAGTCGACTCGCTG ATATAAACAAGAAGACTGCCGTAAGAGTTCTTCTCCTCCATGCTAACGGCTAA
- the LOC108823532 gene encoding uncharacterized protein LOC108823532: MILMLSYSPAIISAVKYQSSSPFNTRRLSQSIISISRNKSFFLHLTETKEKRRRRENGRVSIVCDAGGMFPVDPWAPTIDSQSIASQLFAVSLFPYIGFLYFLTKSKTAPKLTLFGFYFLLAFVGATIPAGIYAKVHYGTSLSNVDWLHGGAESLLALTNLFIVLGLRQALRKSEDSDEDTPTTTSQQEQEKSSV; this comes from the exons atgatTCTGATGCTTTCTTACTCTCCGGCGATTATATCAGCCGTTAAATATCAGAGCTCGTCTCCGTTCAACACTAGACGACTTTCTCAGTCTATTATCTCGATCTCCAGGAACAAAAGCTTCTTCTTACACTTGACAGAGacgaaagagaaaagaagaagaagagaaaatggGAGAGTATCGATCGTGTGTGACGCAGGAGGAATGTTTCCGGTAGACCCCTGGGCTCCAACCATTGATTCACAGAGCATAGCATCTCAGCTCTTCGCGGTGTCTCTGTTTCCATACATAGGTTTCCTCTACTTCCTCACTAAATCCAAAACTGCTCCGAAGCTCACACTTTTCGGATTCTACTTCTTGCTTGCCTTCGTCGGAGCTACAA TACCTGCTGGGATATATG CTAAGGTGCATTATGGAACATCATTGTCAAACGTTGATTGGTTACATGGAGGAGCTGAATCACTTCTTGCTCTCACCAATTTGTTCATCGTGTTGGGTCTCAGACAAGCTTTGCGCAAGTCTGAAGATAGTGATGAAGATACTCCAACCACAACGAGtcaacaagaacaagaaaaatctTCAGTCTAG
- the LOC108827268 gene encoding uncharacterized protein LOC108827268 codes for MQYYGTHEKEYYDVAHGQSRQSNSQNHQGYDQSQSRPVYGHSPTLNYRSHGGFLDGLFKGRNGQKGQNGLGSFLGKHKSQEANKGHGHGKLLGQHQKTNHETNKVTNGLGLFINNGEKKHKKQNEEKKKKNKDGHESGSSSGSDSD; via the coding sequence ATGCAGTATTACGGAACCCATGAAAAAGAATACTACGATGTGGCTCACGGCCAGAGCCGCCAGAGCAATAGCCAGAACCACCAGGGATATGACCAGAGCCAAAGTCGTCCAGTATATGGCCATAGCCCTACTCTGAACTACCGTAGCCACGGTGGGTTTCTTGATGGGCTATTCAAGGGTCGAAATGGCCAAAAGGGTCAGAACGGCCTAGGATCGTTTCTAGGGAAACACAAGAGCCAAGAGGCTAACAAGGGCCATGGACATGGGAAGCTCTTAGGACAGCACCAGAAGACAAATCATGAGACAAACAAAGTTACCAATGGCCTAGGTCTGTTCATAAACAATGGAGAGAAGAAACATAAGAAGcaaaatgaagaaaagaagaagaagaacaaggatGGGCATGAGAGTGGAAGCAGCAGCGGTAGCGACAGCGACTAA